From Megalobrama amblycephala isolate DHTTF-2021 linkage group LG24, ASM1881202v1, whole genome shotgun sequence, the proteins below share one genomic window:
- the tspan31 gene encoding tetraspanin-31, with amino-acid sequence MVCGGFTCSKNALCSLNVVYMLVGLLLIVVAAWGKGFGIVSSIHIIGGVIAVGFFLLLISIVGLIGAVHHHQVMLFFYMVILFIVFLFQFGVSCSCLAMNQGQQEKLLNSSWNIMSNETRISLENKMDCCGLFNNTKTDFVSDLHLCDAPCVKKKSCLTCGEKMLQHSSEALKILGGVGLFFSFTEILGVWLAMRYRNQKDPRANPSAFL; translated from the exons ATGGTTTGCGGAGGATTTACGTGCTCGAAAAACGCCCTCTGTTCTCTAAATGTAGTTTATATG CTGGTGGGTCTCCTGTTGATTGTCGTAGCAGCATGGGGGAAAGGCTTTGGCATTGTCTCCAGCATACACATCATCGGTGGCGTGATTGCCGTGGGCTTCTTTCTGCTACTGATCTCCATTGTGGGGCTCATTGGCGCCGTCCATCATCACCAAGTCATGCTTTTCTTT TACATGGTCATTCTCTTCATTGTCTTCCTCTTCCAGTTTGGAGTTTCCTGTTCTTGCCTGGCCATGAACCAGGGTCAGCAG GAGAAGCTGCTGAACTCGTCCTGGAATATAATGAGTAACGAAACGAGAATCAGCCTTGAGAACAAAATGGACTGCTGTGGCCTGTTCAACAATACTAAGACAGATTTTGTGTCTGACTTACACCTCTGTGACGCT CCATGCGTAAAAAAGAAATCCTGCCTCACCTGTGGTGAAAAGATGCTCCAACATTCATCTGAAGCTCTGAAGATTCTGGGAGGAGTCGGCCTCTTTTTCAGCTTTACAGAG ATCTTAGGAGTTTGGCTGGCCATGCGCTACAGGAACCAAAAGGACCCGAGAGCGAATCCCAGCGCTTTCTTATAG